A stretch of the Thermococcus sp. genome encodes the following:
- a CDS encoding ribosomal biogenesis protein, with the protein MMLITTSHRPTRRTRSFGHDLEKVFPGSLYLTRGKKTLQDLLVEAYDRNYERLLIVNVWKGNPLKMTFIKVDPDDWGYLGHLYLHGIKLQREMGYRDIRPIREEMPFVVTTAKRVGPDHVAFAQAFAELTGGIFVPRRERSLFGIAERYNTNVLGVIERHPRGMAVNFYRFDVDRENQIGPLISIKIWIMEDGRRWDYKETTAKAGRSRE; encoded by the coding sequence ATGATGCTGATAACGACATCCCATCGACCTACGCGGAGGACGCGGAGCTTCGGCCACGACCTGGAGAAGGTCTTTCCTGGCTCCCTTTATCTTACAAGGGGAAAGAAAACACTCCAGGATTTGCTCGTAGAAGCCTACGACAGGAACTACGAGAGGCTTTTGATAGTCAACGTCTGGAAGGGAAACCCACTCAAGATGACCTTCATAAAAGTTGACCCAGATGACTGGGGATACCTCGGCCACCTTTACCTCCACGGCATAAAGCTTCAGCGCGAGATGGGGTATCGTGACATTCGTCCCATCCGCGAAGAAATGCCCTTCGTTGTCACCACTGCCAAGCGTGTCGGACCCGACCACGTTGCCTTCGCTCAGGCCTTTGCCGAACTCACGGGTGGGATCTTCGTTCCGAGACGGGAGCGCTCCCTCTTCGGAATAGCCGAGAGGTACAACACCAATGTTCTCGGCGTTATCGAGAGACACCCGCGCGGGATGGCGGTCAACTTCTACCGCTTCGACGTTGATAGGGAGAACCAGATCGGCCCACTCATCAGCATCAAGATATGGATAATGGAGGACGGCCGGAGATGGGACTACAAGGAAACGACCGCAAAGGCTGGCCGATCAAGGGAGTGA
- a CDS encoding MBL fold metallo-hydrolase: MKVTVVYENHAGFKKGLLGGYGFSALVEHGGTRVLVDTGTDGEVLMKNMRFLGIDLDSIDYIFLTHGHYDHTGGLKTFLQTRSKPVPVVGHPEIFRRRIALKPYHRNIGIPFGRDELEALGAEFILDEKPFQFAPGFWSSGEINRITWDRAVGYVEENGGFVKDTVPDDISLIVDLGDEVAVITGCGHSGVLNIAWHAEDLLGKPVKALIGGLHLIGANERLLEDVVDNTSAATLYAGHCTGIESFAYLHAVLGERMRPLHVGKSFEV, translated from the coding sequence ATGAAGGTAACGGTGGTGTATGAAAACCACGCGGGCTTTAAAAAGGGACTGCTTGGAGGATATGGCTTTTCTGCGCTCGTTGAACACGGCGGGACGAGAGTTCTCGTCGATACCGGAACTGACGGGGAGGTTCTCATGAAGAACATGCGGTTTCTTGGCATTGATCTGGATTCGATAGACTACATTTTCCTGACCCATGGCCACTACGACCACACCGGGGGCCTCAAAACCTTCCTTCAGACCAGGAGCAAACCTGTTCCGGTCGTTGGACACCCCGAGATTTTCAGGCGGAGGATAGCTTTGAAGCCCTATCATCGGAACATTGGGATACCCTTCGGTAGGGACGAGCTTGAAGCACTTGGGGCTGAATTCATTCTCGATGAAAAACCATTCCAGTTTGCCCCGGGTTTCTGGAGTTCGGGCGAGATAAACAGGATAACCTGGGATAGGGCCGTTGGTTACGTCGAGGAGAATGGAGGGTTCGTGAAGGACACTGTCCCTGACGATATCTCCCTCATAGTTGACCTCGGTGACGAGGTTGCCGTAATTACAGGTTGCGGGCACTCCGGCGTTTTAAACATCGCCTGGCACGCTGAGGACCTCCTTGGAAAGCCCGTTAAAGCCCTTATCGGCGGCCTTCACCTCATCGGAGCCAATGAGAGACTGCTCGAAGACGTGGTTGATAATACCTCCGCCGCGACCCTTTACGCGGGCCACTGCACGGGCATAGAATCCTTCGCATACCTGCACGCGGTGCTCGGCGAACGAATGAGACCGCTTCACGTAGGGAAATCATTCGAAGTATAG
- the pcc1 gene encoding KEOPS complex subunit Pcc1 — protein MGLQGNDRKGWPIKGVIELSFPDERTARIVYESVLYEHESVPYRRSRIEFLRDGRKVIIRFLAHDNSALRGTLNSYLRWIKVAMDSLEV, from the coding sequence ATGGGACTACAAGGAAACGACCGCAAAGGCTGGCCGATCAAGGGAGTGATTGAGCTTTCTTTTCCCGACGAGAGGACGGCTAGAATCGTCTACGAGAGCGTTCTCTACGAACATGAGAGTGTGCCCTACAGGAGGAGCAGAATCGAATTCCTCAGAGACGGAAGGAAGGTAATAATTCGCTTTCTCGCTCATGACAACTCCGCTTTAAGGGGAACCCTAAACTCGTACCTCCGGTGGATCAAGGTGGCCATGGATTCTCTCGAAGTCTAA
- a CDS encoding CBS domain-containing protein, producing the protein MVGILVQEVMTDRFQKINVDAPLSEAIGIFEKEDPDLILVFDGKLYKGVLTQDLIIRSHLKWDPTKAKVRDVYKPAPVVKATEDLSKAAKLMMEVDLRSIPVGESKAEIIGVISDIELLKRVAEDDFGKRKVDEFMTKDVITLGLDDTVAKAFATMRDNAISRIPIVDGTKKLEGLITLHDLIIRFIKPRFKAQTGEVAGEKIPPFSMPLRDVMIREVITIHPGERVKEAVATLRENDIDGLIVINEDNKVVGVLTVKDLLLPISRMVEKEARFYLQLGGDAEILSDFSRERIIEDVKRFVDGYDDLLGQEGIIYLYIRRFNEKFRGVHLYQARMRVVTDRGTLVATGETWGAIQAVHDAIRAIERQLLQKAELEKDTHYYKRFMERMGFI; encoded by the coding sequence ATGGTCGGTATTCTTGTGCAGGAAGTTATGACAGACAGGTTCCAGAAAATCAACGTCGACGCCCCCCTTTCTGAGGCGATTGGAATCTTTGAGAAGGAAGACCCCGACCTGATTCTGGTCTTCGATGGAAAGCTGTACAAGGGGGTTCTGACCCAGGACCTCATCATACGCTCCCACCTCAAGTGGGACCCGACCAAGGCCAAAGTTCGGGATGTTTACAAGCCAGCCCCGGTCGTTAAAGCGACCGAGGACCTGAGCAAGGCCGCCAAGCTCATGATGGAGGTTGACCTTCGCTCAATCCCCGTTGGGGAGAGCAAGGCTGAAATCATCGGTGTCATAAGTGATATAGAACTCCTCAAGAGGGTCGCGGAGGACGACTTTGGTAAGAGGAAAGTCGATGAGTTCATGACGAAGGACGTCATAACCCTTGGACTGGACGATACCGTCGCCAAGGCATTCGCGACCATGCGTGACAACGCTATATCGAGGATTCCGATAGTTGATGGGACCAAGAAGCTTGAGGGTCTGATAACCCTCCATGACCTCATCATAAGGTTCATAAAGCCGCGCTTCAAGGCACAGACCGGCGAAGTGGCCGGAGAGAAGATACCACCCTTCAGCATGCCCCTCCGTGATGTCATGATAAGGGAGGTCATAACCATCCACCCGGGGGAGAGGGTCAAGGAAGCGGTTGCTACCCTCAGGGAGAACGATATAGATGGTCTCATAGTGATTAATGAAGACAACAAGGTTGTCGGCGTTCTTACGGTCAAGGACTTGCTCCTACCAATATCAAGGATGGTCGAGAAGGAGGCCCGCTTCTACCTCCAGCTTGGAGGAGACGCCGAGATACTTAGTGACTTCAGCAGGGAGAGGATAATCGAAGATGTAAAGCGTTTCGTTGACGGTTACGATGACTTGCTTGGCCAGGAGGGCATAATCTACCTCTACATAAGGCGCTTTAACGAGAAATTCCGTGGTGTGCACCTCTACCAGGCCAGGATGCGTGTTGTAACAGACAGGGGGACCCTCGTGGCCACCGGAGAAACATGGGGTGCAATACAGGCTGTCCACGACGCGATAAGGGCCATTGAGAGGCAGCTTCTCCAGAAAGCCGAGCTTGAGAAGGACACCCACTACTACAAGAGGTTTATGGAGAGGATGGGCTTCATCTGA
- a CDS encoding 50S ribosomal protein L37ae → MGRTTKVGSAGRFGPRYGLKIRRRVAAVEAKMKQKHVCPVCGRRAVRRISTGIWQCQKCGATFAGGAYLPTTPAGKVAKRVTASKA, encoded by the coding sequence ATGGGAAGAACCACAAAGGTCGGTTCCGCTGGGAGATTCGGTCCCAGGTACGGTCTCAAGATAAGGAGAAGGGTCGCGGCCGTTGAGGCCAAGATGAAGCAGAAGCACGTCTGCCCGGTCTGTGGAAGGAGGGCCGTCAGGAGGATAAGCACCGGCATATGGCAGTGCCAGAAGTGCGGGGCAACCTTTGCCGGCGGTGCCTACCTGCCGACCACTCCCGCTGGAAAAGTCGCCAAGCGCGTTACGGCCTCCAAGGCCTGA
- a CDS encoding DNA-directed RNA polymerase subunit P produces the protein MVLAVYRCAKCGREVELDLENTREVRCPYCGSKILYKPRPRVARRVKAI, from the coding sequence ATGGTTCTGGCCGTTTATCGCTGTGCAAAGTGTGGAAGGGAGGTCGAACTCGACCTTGAGAATACAAGGGAAGTTCGCTGCCCCTACTGCGGCAGCAAGATACTCTACAAGCCCAGGCCAAGGGTGGCCAGGCGCGTTAAGGCCATCTGA
- a CDS encoding DUF357 domain-containing protein produces MEREITKEKLQRYFRITGEALKTLEIAVHEKSLLHVVARDFLTMAKSYFEDAQYYYEKGDYVTAFAALNYAHGFIDAGVRLGVFRGENDRLFAFG; encoded by the coding sequence GTGGAGCGAGAGATAACCAAGGAAAAGCTCCAGAGATACTTTAGAATCACCGGAGAAGCCCTTAAAACCCTCGAAATCGCCGTTCACGAGAAAAGTCTTTTGCACGTTGTTGCCCGCGATTTTTTAACGATGGCAAAGAGCTATTTTGAAGATGCACAGTACTACTACGAGAAGGGGGACTACGTCACAGCCTTCGCGGCGCTGAACTACGCCCATGGCTTCATAGATGCGGGTGTAAGGCTCGGAGTATTCAGGGGAGAGAATGACAGGCTATTCGCCTTCGGTTGA
- a CDS encoding DUF555 domain-containing protein yields MGDYVVVLEAPIIVRDVETSEDAINVAVSKVAKALNKEKLDFVRVEIGYSQCPVCGAHFESAFVIGSVGLVGMYLTIKVYNAQTIEHAERIAKAVIGKALKKVPLKVYEIRELTEEEDGEGVELDE; encoded by the coding sequence ATGGGGGATTACGTCGTCGTTTTGGAAGCACCGATAATCGTTAGGGACGTCGAAACGAGCGAGGACGCCATAAACGTCGCCGTTTCCAAGGTCGCAAAGGCGCTCAACAAGGAGAAACTTGACTTTGTGAGGGTTGAAATAGGCTACTCCCAGTGCCCTGTCTGCGGCGCTCACTTTGAGAGCGCCTTTGTAATAGGTTCGGTCGGGCTAGTGGGCATGTATTTGACCATAAAAGTTTACAACGCCCAGACGATAGAGCACGCCGAGAGAATCGCCAAAGCTGTCATAGGAAAGGCCCTGAAGAAGGTTCCCCTCAAGGTCTACGAGATCCGTGAGCTAACCGAAGAAGAAGACGGTGAGGGTGTCGAACTGGACGAGTAG
- a CDS encoding NOG1 family protein — protein MKNPFEKMPTVLTADELIDKAFRRSEKAASALTPKGGPRAKARQREELRIRTVSNVVRDNLRKLLDRTPGVSELPEFYRELVDTLVDRDQFHRSLGRVNWAIKTIRNLEQRYAEKVRYSRDPDEIAKLRRGFYGRVADIIKSIADDLEYLNQARNVLKDLPVVDLDLPTVVIAGHPNVGKSTLLRALTNAKPEVASYPFTTRGINVGQFEEHHLKYQVIDTPGLLDRPLSERNEVERQAILALKHLGKVIIYIFDPSEYCGYPIDEQIHLFEDIHREFGEFPFIVVLNKADIADREKIKEIEDFVRSEGLESLRISVLNGEGLEELKERVIDLVKPMVEEQARMIMEKELRKYREELEL, from the coding sequence ATGAAGAATCCATTCGAAAAGATGCCGACGGTTCTTACCGCTGATGAGCTCATCGATAAGGCATTTAGGAGGTCTGAAAAGGCCGCTTCAGCCCTCACCCCAAAGGGAGGCCCGAGGGCGAAGGCCAGGCAACGAGAGGAGCTTAGAATAAGGACCGTCTCAAATGTGGTGAGGGACAACCTGAGGAAACTCTTGGACAGAACACCGGGCGTTTCGGAGCTTCCGGAGTTCTACCGTGAGCTTGTGGACACTCTTGTTGACAGGGATCAGTTTCACCGCTCCCTCGGGAGGGTTAACTGGGCGATAAAGACGATAAGGAACCTAGAGCAGCGCTACGCTGAAAAGGTGCGCTATTCCAGAGACCCGGACGAGATTGCAAAGCTTAGGAGGGGCTTCTACGGCCGTGTCGCTGACATTATAAAGAGTATTGCCGACGATCTTGAGTACCTCAATCAGGCGAGGAACGTTCTGAAGGATTTGCCCGTGGTCGACCTTGATCTCCCAACGGTCGTCATAGCGGGCCATCCAAACGTGGGCAAGAGCACGCTTTTGAGGGCTTTAACCAACGCCAAGCCGGAGGTGGCTAGCTACCCCTTTACCACTAGGGGCATCAACGTGGGCCAGTTCGAGGAGCACCACCTAAAATACCAGGTCATAGACACCCCCGGCCTGCTCGACAGACCCTTGAGCGAGAGGAACGAGGTTGAGAGGCAGGCTATCCTGGCTTTAAAGCACCTTGGAAAGGTCATCATTTACATCTTCGACCCGAGCGAGTACTGTGGCTACCCGATAGATGAACAGATACACCTCTTTGAGGATATTCACCGTGAGTTCGGAGAGTTCCCGTTCATCGTGGTGCTCAACAAGGCGGACATAGCAGACAGGGAGAAGATAAAGGAGATTGAGGATTTCGTTCGCTCAGAGGGCCTTGAATCGCTGAGGATTTCGGTGCTCAACGGAGAGGGACTGGAGGAACTCAAGGAGCGCGTCATCGATCTGGTCAAGCCCATGGTCGAAGAGCAGGCGAGGATGATAATGGAAAAAGAACTCAGGAAGTACCGCGAGGAGCTTGAGCTTTGA
- the pyrG gene encoding glutamine hydrolyzing CTP synthase, with product MAKFIFVTGGVVSGLGKGITSASLGMLMKVRGFRTTNIKIDPYLNYDAGTMNPYQHGEVFVLDDGGEVDLDLGNYERFLDTSLSFDHNITTGKVYSVVIEKERKGEYLGATVQVIPHVTNEIKERIRRIARDYDVVIIEIGGTVGDIESMPFLEAARQMQLEEGRENVAFVHVTYVPKLRVVGEQKTKPTQHSVKELRSLGIQPDAIVARSEEPLEESARLKISLFTNVPDEAVISAYDVEDTYEVPLMLEKEGLARYLTKRLGLPEKKPELNAWSEMVEAYKNLKDTVEIAIVGKYVKLSDSYLSIKEALKHSSVANGVKVKIRWIEAEELERHGIKLLEGVDGVIVPGGFGARGTEGKMMAVRYARENDIPFLGICFGFQLTVVEFARNVLGMEGAHSTEIDPHTSYPVVDLMPEQRDLDRLGGTMRLGAYPVRIKPNTLARGLYGREIVYERHRHRWEVNPEYIERFEKAGLVFSGIAGDDERRMEILELPENSYFIATQFHPEFKSRPMNPAPVFRGLVKAAKEKKYGS from the coding sequence ATGGCAAAGTTCATCTTCGTTACGGGTGGTGTTGTCAGCGGCCTCGGGAAGGGAATAACAAGTGCTTCCCTGGGGATGCTCATGAAGGTGCGCGGATTCAGAACAACGAACATCAAAATCGACCCCTACCTCAACTACGACGCTGGAACGATGAACCCCTATCAGCATGGAGAAGTTTTCGTTCTCGACGACGGCGGCGAGGTTGACCTCGACCTTGGCAACTACGAGCGCTTCCTAGACACCAGCTTGAGCTTCGATCATAACATAACCACGGGCAAGGTTTACTCCGTAGTGATTGAGAAGGAGAGAAAGGGGGAATACCTCGGCGCCACCGTCCAAGTCATTCCCCACGTCACCAATGAGATAAAGGAGCGCATAAGGCGCATCGCGAGGGACTACGACGTTGTCATAATCGAGATAGGTGGAACCGTCGGTGACATTGAAAGCATGCCCTTCCTTGAAGCAGCGAGGCAGATGCAGCTCGAAGAGGGGAGGGAAAACGTCGCCTTCGTCCACGTTACATATGTACCAAAACTCCGCGTCGTCGGCGAGCAGAAGACCAAGCCGACTCAGCACAGCGTTAAGGAGCTGCGCTCCCTCGGAATCCAGCCGGACGCGATAGTCGCGCGCTCGGAGGAACCGCTTGAGGAATCGGCGAGGCTCAAGATAAGCCTTTTCACGAACGTTCCTGACGAAGCAGTCATCAGCGCCTATGACGTCGAAGATACATACGAGGTCCCGCTGATGCTGGAGAAGGAGGGGCTGGCGAGATACCTTACGAAGAGGCTCGGCCTTCCAGAGAAGAAGCCCGAACTGAATGCTTGGAGTGAGATGGTCGAGGCGTACAAAAACCTCAAGGACACAGTTGAGATTGCAATCGTCGGCAAGTACGTCAAGCTCTCCGACTCATACCTGAGCATAAAGGAGGCCCTCAAACACTCCAGCGTCGCCAACGGCGTTAAGGTGAAGATCCGCTGGATCGAGGCGGAGGAGCTTGAAAGGCACGGTATCAAACTTCTCGAGGGAGTAGATGGTGTCATCGTCCCGGGCGGCTTCGGCGCGCGTGGTACAGAGGGCAAGATGATGGCTGTTAGATACGCCCGCGAGAACGACATCCCGTTCCTCGGGATCTGCTTCGGATTCCAGCTCACCGTCGTCGAGTTTGCCCGCAACGTCCTTGGTATGGAGGGTGCACACTCAACGGAGATAGATCCCCACACGTCCTATCCTGTTGTCGACCTGATGCCGGAGCAGAGGGATCTGGACAGACTCGGAGGGACAATGCGTCTCGGAGCTTACCCCGTCCGCATAAAACCCAACACCCTCGCGAGGGGACTCTACGGCAGGGAGATAGTCTACGAGAGGCATAGACACCGCTGGGAGGTCAACCCCGAATACATCGAACGGTTTGAGAAGGCAGGACTGGTTTTCAGCGGCATAGCTGGAGACGATGAAAGGAGGATGGAGATACTCGAGCTTCCAGAGAACAGTTACTTCATAGCAACCCAATTCCATCCCGAGTTCAAGTCCAGGCCGATGAACCCCGCACCGGTCTTCAGGGGCTTGGTAAAGGCGGCAAAGGAAAAGAAGTATGGGAGCTGA
- a CDS encoding undecaprenyl-diphosphate phosphatase, giving the protein MVVPADYVSSAITGFIIALASWLPIGPEGAAVSHFIGTAIVNYTDYVVPSYLGVIFAVLFYFRDLIAVGTQKALRKNFSAEARYFAYASLFTLAIGYPIAAGGWNVLNPRASDAVSAIIGAAILLVGILCWRGKSAPLEGMDRKLGDEDEPTLLDGISSGVAQGLAMFGELSATGLVLLVLSAGGIKPRKALELLFMISPVYLILRLLLLREWTPVMPVYLPFTAFLSSFVTAILFMKALLFAGEKLRRRTFLTLMGLVPIVVYLLEVVA; this is encoded by the coding sequence ATGGTAGTTCCCGCGGATTACGTTTCATCAGCTATTACGGGTTTCATAATAGCCTTGGCTTCATGGCTTCCCATAGGACCGGAGGGGGCAGCCGTCTCGCACTTCATAGGGACGGCTATAGTGAATTACACAGACTATGTTGTCCCGTCGTACCTAGGGGTCATCTTTGCAGTTCTTTTCTACTTCCGCGACCTTATAGCAGTTGGGACTCAGAAAGCCCTGCGGAAGAACTTCAGTGCGGAGGCGAGGTACTTCGCATACGCCTCGCTCTTCACACTTGCAATTGGTTATCCCATAGCCGCGGGTGGATGGAACGTCCTCAACCCTAGGGCCTCGGATGCGGTAAGTGCCATCATCGGTGCCGCCATTCTGCTCGTTGGAATCCTGTGTTGGAGGGGTAAGAGTGCACCGCTTGAAGGTATGGACCGGAAACTGGGTGATGAGGACGAGCCGACGCTGCTTGATGGAATCTCGTCCGGTGTTGCCCAGGGTCTGGCCATGTTCGGCGAACTTTCTGCCACAGGACTTGTACTGCTGGTTCTCTCAGCGGGAGGCATAAAACCGAGGAAGGCGCTGGAACTCCTGTTCATGATATCCCCTGTATACCTCATACTCCGCCTCCTGCTCCTCAGGGAATGGACGCCCGTCATGCCCGTTTACCTTCCGTTTACGGCGTTTCTGTCCTCATTTGTGACCGCGATTCTGTTCATGAAAGCCCTGCTTTTTGCTGGGGAGAAGCTCAGGAGGAGGACTTTCCTGACTCTGATGGGTCTCGTCCCGATAGTCGTTTACCTGCTGGAGGTGGTAGCGTGA
- the glmU gene encoding bifunctional sugar-1-phosphate nucleotidylyltransferase/acetyltransferase, producing MKAVILAAGKGERLRPLTDDRPKVVLKVANRPIIEYVMENLDSFVDEFIIVTRYMMERLIGTLGDEFNGKPITYVEQKPGDGTARAIGSAEEHVDDEFIAVNGDIYFEAEAVKALISAFRKENADAALVVKNFGDLSHLGKIEVEGNTIRAVLEKPGNVPGYANLGIYAFKSEVFEFIERTPVSKRGEYEITDTLNLMIEAGRRITYATYDGYWNDIGRPWNMLELNEYLLKTKLKHNVKGEVEPGAILIPPVEVGEGTEIRSGAYIIGPVKIGRNSRIGPNCFIRPYTSIGDNCHVGNAVEVKNSIIMDSSNAPHLNYVGDSIIGENSNLGAGTITANLRHDRGNVRVEIKGKLEDSGRHKLGAIIGHNVKTGINVSIYPGRKIGSGSFIGPGVVVDRNVPPGSLVVVRQEKEVHPR from the coding sequence GTGAAGGCAGTAATACTCGCCGCAGGTAAGGGTGAGAGATTGCGCCCCCTAACCGATGACAGACCCAAGGTCGTCCTGAAAGTCGCGAATAGGCCGATAATCGAGTACGTTATGGAAAACCTCGACTCCTTTGTGGACGAATTCATAATCGTGACAAGATACATGATGGAAAGGCTCATAGGAACCCTGGGCGATGAATTCAATGGAAAGCCCATAACCTACGTCGAGCAGAAGCCGGGTGATGGAACGGCTAGGGCCATAGGCTCCGCCGAGGAGCACGTTGACGATGAGTTCATAGCGGTTAACGGTGACATATACTTCGAGGCGGAGGCAGTTAAAGCCCTGATATCGGCCTTCAGGAAGGAAAATGCGGATGCAGCGCTCGTTGTCAAAAACTTTGGAGATTTAAGCCATCTTGGAAAGATAGAAGTGGAAGGGAACACCATCAGGGCCGTTCTGGAGAAACCCGGTAATGTTCCAGGCTACGCGAACCTCGGAATCTACGCCTTCAAATCAGAGGTGTTTGAGTTCATTGAGAGAACTCCAGTGAGCAAGCGTGGGGAGTATGAGATCACCGACACGCTGAACCTCATGATAGAGGCTGGAAGGAGGATAACCTATGCGACCTACGATGGCTACTGGAACGACATTGGAAGGCCCTGGAACATGCTCGAACTCAACGAGTATCTCCTAAAGACGAAGCTCAAACATAACGTCAAGGGTGAGGTGGAGCCTGGTGCCATTCTCATCCCGCCGGTTGAAGTCGGCGAGGGGACGGAGATAAGGAGCGGGGCCTACATAATCGGCCCGGTAAAAATAGGACGGAACTCGAGGATAGGCCCTAACTGTTTTATAAGGCCGTACACGAGCATAGGCGATAACTGCCACGTGGGCAACGCCGTCGAAGTGAAGAACTCCATCATAATGGACAGCTCAAACGCGCCGCATCTGAACTACGTTGGTGATTCCATAATCGGTGAGAACTCCAACCTCGGGGCCGGAACGATAACCGCCAACCTGAGACATGACAGGGGCAACGTCAGGGTCGAAATCAAAGGAAAGCTTGAGGACAGCGGCAGGCACAAGCTTGGGGCCATAATAGGGCACAACGTAAAAACGGGTATAAACGTGAGCATTTACCCCGGTAGGAAAATAGGAAGCGGCTCCTTCATCGGGCCTGGAGTTGTAGTTGATAGAAATGTTCCACCGGGTAGTCTCGTGGTTGTCCGGCAGGAGAAGGAGGTCCACCCGAGATGA
- a CDS encoding 30S ribosomal protein S8e, protein MAIWQGRSLKKSSGGRIILARKKRKYELGREPAFTKVGEDREKKKMIRTYGGNRKVRLVEALYANVFENGKGRKVKVLNVVENPANRQYVRRNIVTKGAIIETEAGKAIVTSRPGQDGVVNAVLIKEENA, encoded by the coding sequence ATGGCCATATGGCAGGGAAGATCACTCAAAAAGTCCTCAGGCGGAAGGATTATCCTCGCGAGGAAAAAGAGGAAGTATGAGCTTGGAAGGGAGCCGGCCTTCACCAAGGTTGGTGAGGACAGGGAAAAGAAGAAGATGATCAGGACCTACGGCGGCAACAGAAAGGTTCGCCTCGTCGAGGCCCTCTACGCCAACGTCTTCGAGAATGGCAAGGGCAGGAAGGTCAAGGTCCTCAACGTCGTTGAGAACCCGGCAAACAGGCAGTACGTCAGGAGAAACATCGTTACTAAGGGTGCCATCATCGAGACCGAGGCCGGAAAGGCCATCGTCACCAGCAGGCCCGGCCAGGATGGTGTCGTCAACGCAGTTCTCATCAAGGAAGAGAACGCCTGA
- a CDS encoding DUF835 domain-containing protein — protein sequence MTWETAIAYLNFTSRWVLLTAVLYKAYQTRDKGWALLTTAFLIDAMDIEDYILGPLGIAIKPCAYTVASKIPNFFIAILLIWGAVHLKYGESKLKHVISISTITITAYVWLFLLATDLIESPSVRSSIPSLFLGLSLIYFGVVLLNYVVSSHWIERLFPWGLILLGALNLTYPVTRFIGWFVPIGFLLGALFRLTAATGAVKFVFYPVSPVTSKTEPDVKPGAFMFCSKADVLSKFGEFYTKPGTVIVTREDIMELSQRVNPESLVFWITRAKEGKLSDSPTVYATSPTRIDILTDLIARAVSQGYHVVYIDTFEYLMLENGFENAVKFLLNVKDRITSAGGSVILVVNPEALDEKQRKILEREFEGGFR from the coding sequence ATGACGTGGGAGACCGCAATCGCTTACCTCAACTTCACCTCAAGGTGGGTGCTCCTCACGGCGGTGCTCTACAAGGCCTACCAGACGAGAGACAAGGGGTGGGCACTGCTCACGACAGCTTTTCTCATAGACGCGATGGACATCGAGGACTATATCCTTGGCCCACTTGGGATAGCAATCAAACCCTGTGCCTACACCGTGGCCTCCAAAATTCCAAACTTCTTCATAGCGATACTCCTCATCTGGGGTGCAGTTCACCTCAAATACGGCGAGAGCAAGCTGAAGCATGTGATTTCCATTTCCACCATAACTATTACAGCCTACGTCTGGCTCTTTCTGCTTGCAACGGACCTGATTGAGAGCCCCTCTGTCCGCTCCTCCATCCCGTCGCTCTTCTTGGGGCTGTCTTTAATTTACTTCGGTGTGGTGCTCCTGAACTATGTGGTCTCGTCGCACTGGATTGAAAGACTGTTCCCATGGGGCCTAATACTCCTCGGGGCGCTCAACTTGACCTACCCGGTTACGAGGTTCATAGGCTGGTTTGTGCCGATAGGATTTCTTTTGGGGGCGCTCTTCAGGCTCACGGCGGCAACAGGGGCGGTCAAGTTCGTGTTTTACCCCGTAAGTCCTGTCACCTCCAAGACAGAGCCTGATGTAAAGCCGGGGGCATTCATGTTTTGCTCAAAGGCAGATGTGCTCTCGAAGTTCGGGGAGTTTTACACCAAGCCCGGAACGGTCATAGTCACTAGGGAGGACATCATGGAGCTTTCCCAGAGAGTCAATCCCGAGAGCTTGGTGTTCTGGATAACCCGCGCCAAGGAGGGCAAGCTCAGCGATTCGCCGACGGTGTACGCCACAAGCCCCACTAGGATAGACATCCTGACGGACCTCATAGCCAGGGCCGTGAGCCAAGGCTACCATGTGGTTTACATCGACACCTTCGAGTATCTGATGCTGGAGAACGGCTTCGAGAACGCGGTCAAGTTCCTCTTGAATGTCAAGGACAGAATAACGAGCGCCGGGGGGAGCGTGATACTAGTCGTGAACCCGGAAGCCCTGGACGAGAAGCAGAGGAAGATACTCGAAAGGGAGTTTGAGGGGGGCTTCAGATGA